From Candidatus Woesearchaeota archaeon, one genomic window encodes:
- a CDS encoding RHS repeat-associated core domain-containing protein, with translation MILMLPVSLAIETSFNLSYDPNGNLVQDTDKYYEYNSLNQLARVRENSQNGRILEEYAYDYGGDRVKKVSYDENNAPTTTYYIDENFVRVVNSSGTYDTKFYYNNGQLIARQDPDGKRYYYHPDHLGSTNIVTDQNGNIVEETSYEPFGAVIEGGESRFTFTGKEKDPTGLMYFGARYYSPALMKFTQPDTILQNVYDPQLLNRYSYVRNNPLKYTDPSGHILDTIFDVGFIIWDIVDIVRKPLEWSNWAGLGGDVVGLFVPFVTGVGRGIKIAAHAAKAADKAKDAVRIAGKANDIKKVTKATGKVNDVTKAVRKGEEIASKAVSNTKGLQHAYDKHATELGLDMFSGKSWKKERELWKEFNKNIIANSDKTFSHTLGGNKVRGYYKKVNGADIAVFVYEEGKYKGGLASTLKLSKEQMKKFRLK, from the coding sequence ATGATTTTAATGCTGCCTGTTTCTCTAGCTATAGAAACCTCTTTCAATCTTTCTTACGATCCAAATGGCAATCTGGTCCAGGATACAGATAAATACTATGAGTACAATTCCCTTAATCAGCTGGCGAGAGTAAGGGAGAACAGCCAAAACGGAAGAATTCTTGAAGAATACGCTTACGATTATGGTGGTGACAGGGTAAAAAAAGTTTCTTATGATGAAAATAATGCCCCAACAACAACCTATTACATTGATGAAAACTTTGTAAGGGTTGTAAACAGCTCTGGAACATACGATACAAAGTTTTATTATAACAACGGGCAATTGATTGCAAGGCAGGATCCTGACGGCAAGAGGTATTATTATCATCCAGATCATCTTGGAAGCACGAATATTGTGACAGACCAGAATGGTAATATTGTTGAGGAAACAAGCTATGAGCCTTTTGGAGCCGTCATTGAAGGCGGCGAGAGCAGATTTACATTCACAGGCAAGGAAAAAGATCCAACTGGGTTGATGTATTTCGGAGCAAGGTACTATTCTCCTGCATTGATGAAATTCACGCAGCCGGATACGATATTGCAGAATGTTTATGATCCTCAATTATTGAACAGGTATTCTTATGTCAGGAATAATCCATTAAAATATACTGATCCGAGCGGGCATATTTTGGATACAATTTTTGATGTCGGATTTATAATATGGGATATTGTTGATATTGTGCGTAAACCTCTTGAATGGTCCAATTGGGCAGGCCTAGGCGGTGATGTTGTAGGGCTGTTTGTTCCGTTTGTTACAGGTGTTGGCAGGGGTATAAAGATAGCTGCTCATGCAGCCAAGGCAGCTGACAAAGCGAAGGATGCTGTAAGAATAGCCGGTAAGGCAAACGATATTAAGAAAGTAACCAAAGCTACAGGCAAGGTCAATGATGTAACCAAAGCAGTTAGAAAAGGAGAAGAGATTGCTTCAAAGGCTGTTTCAAATACAAAGGGACTTCAACATGCATATGACAAACATGCTACTGAGCTCGGGCTAGATATGTTCAGCGGTAAGTCATGGAAAAAGGAGAGAGAACTGTGGAAAGAATTTAATAAGAATATTATTGCTAACTCTGATAAAACATTTTCACATACACTTGGCGGAAATAAAGTTAGAGGATACTATAAGAAAGTTAATGGCGCAGATATTGCGGTTTTTGTTTATGAAGAAGGAAAATATAAAGGAGGTTTAGCTTCAACTTTGAAATTAAGCAAAGAACAAATGAAGAAATTCAGATTAAAATGA
- the ppsA gene encoding phosphoenolpyruvate synthase → MSALRSDREKSFILWFNEIGIEDVPIVGGKNASLGEMYRQLTKKGINIPNGFAVTAYAYKYFLKTEKIDDDIKRALRGLKVTNIKDLAERGRKIRELIKAAEFPYELKRAITKAYDKLCRQYGKNCDVAVRSSATAEDLPNASFAGQQETYLNIKGHSQLLDACRKCFASLFTDRAISYRVDKKFDHFKIYLSIGVQKMVRSDKACSGVMFTIDTETGFRDVVLINASYGLGENVVQGAVNPDEYYIFKPTLKQGHNAIISKAVGEKKIKMIYYEGGNKTTKNVPTTEEERRSFVLTDKEILTLAKWGCIIEDHYSKKAGYHKPMDIEWAKDGETNKLFIVQARPETVQSQKNKNIYEIYELKKRGRIIVTGHSVGEKIGSGKANIIKNAHEISKFRQGDVLVTDMTDPDWEPIMKIASAIVTNRGGRTCHAAIISRELGIPCIVGTNNGTEKIKTGQNITASCAEGDIGFIYEGLLDFKKKVVDLKTVPKTRTKIMMNIAEPDQAFELSSIPNDGVGLAREEFIINSYIKIHPLALLNFKKLKDEDAKQMIEELTYGYKNKADYFVDKLAHGAAMLAAAFYPKDVILRFSDFKTNEYANLIGGKQFEPHEENPMIGWRGASRYYSENYREGFALECKAIKRVRDEMGLTNLKVMIPFCRTVEEGKKVLKEMEKNGLKKGENHLQIYVMCEIPSNVILAEKFSEIFDGFSIGSNDLTQLTLGLDRDSELVSSIYDERNEAVKRLISIVIEIAKEKGRKIGICGQAPSDYPEFAQFLVECGIDSISLNPDSVLKMILKIAEKERQLGIKHK, encoded by the coding sequence TTGAGCGCGTTGAGATCAGATAGGGAAAAATCCTTTATTCTGTGGTTTAATGAGATCGGCATAGAGGATGTTCCGATTGTTGGCGGCAAAAACGCTTCTTTGGGAGAGATGTACAGGCAGCTTACAAAGAAAGGGATCAATATACCGAATGGATTTGCAGTAACAGCCTATGCTTACAAATACTTCCTGAAAACTGAAAAAATAGACGATGACATAAAAAGAGCCCTTAGGGGGCTGAAAGTAACGAATATAAAAGATCTTGCAGAAAGAGGAAGAAAAATAAGAGAACTGATCAAGGCAGCAGAATTTCCTTATGAATTGAAGCGCGCAATAACAAAGGCTTATGATAAGTTATGCAGGCAATACGGCAAAAACTGCGATGTTGCAGTGAGAAGCTCAGCCACAGCAGAAGACTTGCCTAATGCAAGCTTTGCAGGCCAGCAGGAAACATATCTCAATATAAAAGGCCATTCTCAGTTACTGGATGCATGCAGGAAATGCTTTGCCTCTTTATTCACAGACAGGGCGATAAGCTACAGAGTGGACAAGAAATTCGACCATTTCAAAATCTATCTTTCAATCGGCGTCCAGAAAATGGTCAGAAGCGACAAGGCTTGTTCAGGAGTAATGTTTACAATAGACACTGAAACAGGATTCAGGGATGTTGTTTTAATAAACGCATCTTACGGATTAGGCGAGAATGTTGTGCAGGGAGCAGTCAACCCAGACGAATATTACATCTTCAAGCCGACATTAAAGCAGGGCCATAATGCAATAATCAGCAAAGCTGTTGGCGAGAAAAAGATAAAGATGATTTATTATGAAGGCGGAAATAAAACAACAAAGAATGTTCCGACAACAGAAGAAGAAAGAAGAAGTTTTGTTTTGACTGACAAAGAAATATTGACGCTGGCAAAATGGGGCTGCATAATTGAGGATCATTACAGCAAGAAAGCAGGCTACCACAAGCCGATGGATATAGAATGGGCAAAGGACGGAGAAACAAACAAGCTTTTCATTGTGCAGGCAAGGCCGGAAACAGTGCAGAGCCAGAAGAACAAAAATATCTATGAAATTTATGAATTAAAAAAAAGAGGCAGAATAATTGTGACAGGCCATTCTGTCGGAGAAAAAATTGGCAGCGGAAAAGCAAATATAATAAAAAATGCCCATGAAATTTCAAAATTCAGGCAGGGCGATGTTTTAGTTACGGATATGACAGATCCCGACTGGGAACCTATAATGAAAATAGCGTCTGCGATTGTTACGAACAGGGGCGGAAGAACATGCCATGCAGCAATCATCTCCCGCGAACTGGGAATTCCGTGCATTGTCGGAACAAACAACGGAACTGAAAAAATCAAAACAGGCCAGAACATAACAGCAAGCTGCGCAGAGGGGGACATCGGCTTTATATACGAGGGACTGCTGGATTTCAAAAAGAAAGTTGTTGACCTTAAAACAGTGCCAAAAACAAGAACAAAAATAATGATGAATATTGCAGAGCCTGACCAGGCATTTGAGCTTTCTTCCATCCCGAATGACGGCGTTGGACTGGCAAGAGAGGAATTTATAATCAATTCCTACATTAAGATCCATCCTCTTGCATTGCTTAATTTTAAAAAATTGAAAGATGAAGATGCAAAGCAGATGATAGAGGAGCTTACATATGGCTATAAAAACAAGGCAGATTATTTTGTTGACAAGTTAGCGCACGGAGCAGCAATGCTAGCAGCAGCATTCTATCCGAAAGACGTCATACTGAGGTTTTCTGATTTCAAGACGAATGAATATGCAAATCTTATCGGCGGAAAGCAGTTCGAGCCGCACGAGGAAAATCCGATGATCGGTTGGAGAGGCGCATCAAGGTATTATTCTGAAAATTACAGGGAAGGGTTTGCATTGGAATGCAAAGCAATTAAAAGAGTAAGGGATGAGATGGGGCTGACAAATTTAAAAGTCATGATTCCATTCTGCAGGACAGTAGAAGAAGGAAAAAAAGTTCTGAAAGAGATGGAGAAAAATGGGCTGAAAAAGGGAGAAAATCATTTGCAGATTTATGTGATGTGTGAAATTCCCTCAAATGTAATACTCGCTGAAAAATTCTCTGAGATTTTTGATGGATTCAGCATTGGCTCGAACGATCTGACGCAGCTGACACTCGGCCTTGACAGAGATTCTGAGCTTGTATCCTCGATCTATGACGAAAGGAATGAAGCAGTTAAGAGGCTGATAAGCATTGTGATCGAGATCGCAAAGGAGAAAGGCAGGAAAATAGGGATCTGCGGCCAGGCGCCGTCTGATTATCCCGAGTTTGCCCAATTCTTAGTAGAGTGCGGCATTGATTCCATTTCTTTGAACCCGGACAGCGTTTTGAAGATGATATTGAAGATCGCTGAAAAAGAGAGGCAGTTAGGAATTAAGCATAAATGA
- a CDS encoding S8 family serine peptidase → MLIKLFGGRITQKLKPASQIALFLAVLLVFLAASSIASSFNYTPSFAQLDGVSTESAIAEKLSAQQSVDIIIVLKEADETARAGLTEQERLELRNEKIKENQEKVLSTLADADFRAKHRYKTINAFAGSVTLNGFNKLKINPDIKSIELDREVYISLSQSVPLIDANNVWGIQVNGVNITGEGETVCVVDTGIDYAHVDLGGCLGTNCKVMGGYDFVNSDSNPIDDNGHGTHVAGTVASTNSVYKGVAPGSKLIAMKVLNVNGSGSFSNVIAAIDWCVNNKTKFNISVISMSLGDGGQYNIPSTCDSSSAGTSINTAVREGIFVSVSSGNNAYTNGISYPACVTNATSVGAVYDASLGSVGWGVCTDTTTAADKFGCFTNRDEILDVLAPGYAIYSTKLGGGFTTKGGTSMAAPHAAGAAALLQQYSKKVNSNALKPSEIENLLKTKGKSVYDSATGLSFPRINVSASVNSIQIICVDSDGDGYNSTNLSCGPVDCNDNNANINQGAAEICNNVDDNCDGNIDEGSDTICRFEIKDSLGNIMAWFGYVTGNVWINGALEQSSSHAATGNDELRFQDSSGNDVMIVDNTNGNMYLKGILSENQNTLNPTSGDDNLIIKNGSNSVVAYINKLGNMFLKGTLIGTPTGTWNSTYNNGIVSYHSFNTFDDSVNSAYHLTNNTGKIKIVADGKNSNAASSANVTAGNWLRFNTDWWPIINTNGQVSISFWAKQIGECGDIGVSYASTMIGRGSVSGDYSNYFALDYMCNTNSTNLVWGSSIGPSWVLNQVSGTVGRNAWHHYFIEINKTHVGYWIDNSLAYSSNSLNSAGVNWAANDSYVFRGLGANKENANVTLDELAIWSRFLSDGERAGLYNSGNGVFYS, encoded by the coding sequence ATGTTGATAAAACTATTTGGTGGAAGAATAACTCAAAAGCTCAAACCAGCCAGCCAAATTGCTCTTTTTTTGGCAGTTCTGCTAGTATTTCTGGCTGCATCAAGCATTGCAAGTTCATTTAATTATACGCCAAGCTTTGCACAGCTTGATGGCGTTTCAACAGAATCAGCCATAGCTGAAAAGCTGTCAGCACAGCAGTCTGTTGATATTATTATCGTACTTAAAGAAGCAGATGAAACAGCAAGAGCGGGCTTAACCGAGCAGGAAAGACTTGAATTAAGAAATGAAAAAATAAAAGAAAACCAGGAAAAAGTCCTGTCAACATTGGCAGATGCTGATTTCAGGGCAAAACACAGGTATAAAACAATAAATGCGTTTGCAGGCTCAGTTACGCTTAATGGATTTAATAAATTAAAAATCAATCCTGATATCAAATCAATTGAATTGGACAGAGAGGTTTATATCAGCTTATCCCAGAGTGTTCCGTTAATAGATGCGAATAATGTATGGGGCATCCAGGTTAATGGCGTAAATATAACCGGAGAAGGCGAAACAGTATGTGTTGTTGATACGGGCATAGATTATGCGCATGTAGATTTAGGTGGTTGTTTAGGAACAAACTGCAAAGTGATGGGTGGTTATGACTTTGTCAATTCTGACAGCAACCCTATTGACGATAATGGGCATGGAACACATGTAGCAGGAACAGTTGCCTCAACAAATTCAGTTTATAAAGGAGTTGCTCCAGGCTCAAAGCTGATTGCAATGAAGGTTTTGAATGTTAACGGCTCTGGCTCATTTTCCAATGTAATTGCGGCTATTGACTGGTGTGTAAATAACAAAACTAAATTCAATATATCTGTCATCAGCATGAGTTTAGGTGATGGAGGACAATATAATATTCCCTCTACATGTGATAGCTCTTCTGCAGGCACTTCTATAAATACTGCTGTTAGAGAAGGCATATTTGTTTCAGTCTCTTCTGGCAATAATGCATATACAAACGGCATTTCTTATCCTGCCTGTGTTACAAATGCAACATCTGTTGGCGCTGTTTATGATGCCAGCCTTGGCAGTGTTGGGTGGGGTGTTTGCACAGATACAACAACAGCTGCTGATAAGTTTGGATGCTTCACAAACAGGGATGAAATTCTTGATGTTCTTGCTCCCGGCTACGCAATATATTCAACAAAATTAGGCGGTGGATTTACCACAAAAGGCGGGACATCAATGGCTGCGCCGCATGCAGCAGGAGCAGCTGCGTTATTGCAGCAGTATAGTAAAAAAGTAAATAGCAATGCATTAAAGCCCTCTGAAATAGAAAACCTGCTGAAAACAAAAGGCAAATCAGTCTATGATTCTGCTACGGGCTTGTCATTCCCAAGAATCAATGTTTCTGCTTCTGTAAACAGCATTCAGATAATTTGTGTAGATAGTGATGGTGATGGCTATAATTCAACAAACTTAAGCTGCGGCCCAGTTGACTGCAATGACAACAATGCGAATATAAATCAGGGGGCAGCTGAAATCTGCAATAATGTTGATGACAATTGCGATGGCAACATAGATGAAGGCAGCGACACAATTTGCAGGTTTGAAATCAAGGACAGCTTAGGCAACATTATGGCCTGGTTTGGGTATGTAACAGGCAATGTTTGGATAAATGGAGCTTTAGAGCAAAGCTCAAGCCATGCTGCAACAGGCAATGATGAACTTAGATTCCAAGACTCCAGCGGCAATGATGTTATGATTGTGGATAATACAAATGGCAACATGTATCTGAAAGGAATCTTGTCTGAAAATCAAAATACGCTGAATCCAACCTCGGGCGATGATAATCTCATAATAAAGAACGGCAGCAATAGCGTGGTTGCCTATATAAATAAACTCGGCAACATGTTCCTAAAAGGAACATTAATAGGAACACCAACAGGAACCTGGAATTCCACTTATAATAATGGCATTGTATCTTATCATTCATTTAACACGTTTGATGATTCCGTTAACAGTGCATATCACTTAACTAACAATACAGGCAAGATCAAGATAGTGGCTGATGGAAAAAACAGCAATGCAGCCAGCTCTGCCAATGTTACAGCAGGAAATTGGCTGAGATTTAACACAGACTGGTGGCCGATTATAAATACAAATGGCCAAGTGTCAATCTCATTTTGGGCAAAACAAATTGGCGAATGCGGAGATATCGGAGTTTCGTATGCAAGCACAATGATCGGAAGAGGAAGCGTGTCAGGTGATTACAGCAATTATTTTGCCTTGGATTATATGTGCAATACAAACAGTACGAATCTGGTATGGGGCAGCTCAATTGGGCCGTCCTGGGTTTTGAACCAGGTTAGCGGAACAGTTGGAAGAAACGCATGGCACCATTATTTTATAGAAATTAATAAGACGCACGTAGGATACTGGATAGACAATTCTCTGGCATACAGCAGCAACAGTCTGAATTCAGCAGGTGTGAATTGGGCAGCCAATGACAGCTATGTTTTCCGAGGTTTAGGGGCCAATAAAGAGAATGCAAATGTTACACTGGATGAATTGGCAATCTGGAGCAGGTTTTTGAGTGATGGAGAAAGAGCAGGCCTGTACAACAGCGGAAATGGGGTGTTTTATAGTTAG